The proteins below are encoded in one region of Aquisphaera giovannonii:
- a CDS encoding CTP synthase yields MAKHIFVTGGVVSSLGKGLTCASIGMILERRGLRVRLQKFDPYINVDPGTMSPYQHGEVYVLDDGSETDLDLGHYERFTHAPLTKDCNYTTGKIYLSVIQKEREGYYEGKTVQVIPHVTDEIKAGIHRLATDDVDVVITEIGGTVGDIEGLPFLEAIRQFALDVGRENCLYIHLTLVPYLKAAAELKTKPTQHSVGALRQIGIQPDILICRTEVPIPADEKDKIALFCNVDKKAVIEERDRQFSIYEVPLSLVKHGLDEILVKRLGLKAGELDLSPWSEMVDRIINPKQEVRIAVVGKYMKHRDSYKSVYESLDHAGFAHRARVLVVRVEAEEVTTRGSDALLGGVDGILVPGGFGMRGIEGKIEAIRYARTNNVPFFGICLGMQCAVIEFARSVLGLEGANSTEFDRLADDPVIALMEEQKNVTQRGGTMRLGQWPCALAPERLARKAYGQDQISERHRHRYEFNNEYRKAFEGHGLVASGTSPDGGIVEIVELADHPWFLAVQFHPEFQSKPTHPHPLFRDFIGAAIARREALRSGVEPLARVAD; encoded by the coding sequence ATGGCCAAGCACATCTTCGTGACGGGCGGCGTCGTCAGCTCGCTCGGCAAGGGACTGACCTGCGCGTCGATCGGCATGATCCTGGAACGGCGGGGGCTGCGGGTCCGGCTCCAGAAGTTCGACCCCTATATCAACGTCGATCCGGGGACCATGAGCCCCTATCAGCACGGCGAGGTGTACGTCCTCGACGACGGCTCGGAGACCGACCTCGACCTGGGCCACTACGAGCGGTTCACCCACGCGCCGCTGACCAAGGACTGCAACTACACCACGGGCAAGATCTACCTCTCCGTCATCCAGAAGGAGCGCGAGGGGTACTATGAAGGGAAGACGGTCCAGGTCATCCCGCACGTGACCGACGAGATCAAGGCGGGCATCCATCGCCTGGCGACGGACGACGTGGACGTCGTCATCACGGAGATCGGCGGCACCGTCGGCGACATCGAGGGGCTCCCCTTCCTGGAGGCGATCCGCCAGTTCGCCCTGGACGTCGGCCGGGAGAACTGCCTCTACATCCACCTGACGCTCGTCCCGTATCTGAAGGCCGCGGCCGAGCTGAAGACCAAGCCGACCCAGCACTCGGTCGGGGCCTTGCGCCAGATCGGCATCCAGCCCGACATCCTGATCTGCCGGACCGAGGTGCCCATCCCGGCCGACGAGAAGGATAAGATCGCGCTCTTCTGCAACGTCGACAAGAAGGCCGTCATCGAGGAGCGGGACCGCCAGTTCAGCATCTACGAGGTCCCGCTGAGCCTGGTGAAGCACGGGCTCGACGAGATCCTGGTCAAGCGGCTGGGGCTGAAGGCCGGCGAGCTGGACCTGTCGCCCTGGAGCGAGATGGTCGACCGGATCATCAACCCGAAGCAGGAGGTCCGGATCGCGGTCGTCGGGAAGTACATGAAGCACCGCGACTCGTACAAGTCCGTCTACGAGTCGCTCGATCACGCCGGCTTCGCGCACCGGGCCCGCGTCCTGGTCGTCCGGGTCGAGGCCGAGGAAGTCACCACGAGGGGAAGCGACGCCCTGCTCGGCGGCGTGGACGGGATCCTGGTCCCGGGCGGCTTCGGCATGCGCGGGATCGAAGGCAAGATCGAGGCCATCCGCTATGCCCGCACGAACAACGTCCCCTTCTTCGGGATCTGCCTGGGCATGCAGTGCGCGGTGATCGAGTTCGCCCGCAGCGTCCTCGGCCTGGAAGGGGCCAACAGCACCGAGTTCGACCGGCTGGCCGACGACCCCGTGATCGCCCTCATGGAGGAGCAGAAGAACGTCACCCAGCGCGGCGGGACGATGCGACTGGGACAGTGGCCGTGCGCCCTGGCTCCCGAGCGACTGGCGCGCAAGGCGTACGGGCAGGACCAGATCTCCGAGCGGCACCGCCACCGCTATGAATTCAACAACGAGTATCGCAAGGCCTTCGAGGGGCACGGGCTCGTGGCGTCCGGCACCAGCCCGGACGGGGGCATCGTGGAGATCGTGGAGCTGGCCGACCATCCGTGGTTCCTCGCCGTCCAGTTCCATCCCGAATTCCAGTCCAAGCCCACCCACCCGCACCCGCTCTTCCGCGACTTCATCGGCGCGGCCATCGCCCGCCGCGAGGCCCTGCGCTCGGGGGTCGAGCCGCTGGCACGGGTTGCGGACTGA
- a CDS encoding DUF2169 domain-containing protein yields MRLRIVFDGPDGRSRKVAIEQGRTVKWGRSEEADVSLPDDLLLSRLHFAIEWAGDGFRVRDLGSSNGTFLNRKRIAAPCAVGDGDLIQAGRTSFSVVVEGTAPAPARPKSSSWRLSPVAFESIRSQESPSPQPAPPAPDPQAASGEGGEEPPANAPRPEPAAPAPRPLAGDVLAADRVAIHTMMWEGPEGRPRLTVIVKITCTMPTKHGAVAGVAPAALPVFTCDVPWEDESLRTVRFETDVVPFKPRADVVVAGAAYFPSGKDPETPLEVGLRVGRLEKSIHVYGNRSWWFPTRLAMIPEISKPEPFSRMELVYDRAFGGIDEAAALYSSANLAGRGFAGKKSPGSLHGKLLPNVEDPADPIRGWDSHPRPAGFGFYGRGWSPRLQLAGTPSPNPEGRERVLGLPADFDYGFFNGAHPDLQVPGYLRGDEEVELRNMSPDSDFEFRLPGLLPRIVVTRWEQPPDEWLEARLREGRSAGVEDVPTRREDVEPVLDTLVMIPDERLLYMVYRGHVYLRDLERMEIAHVAVRVEIPRSAREQPSALRTWIPRAES; encoded by the coding sequence ATGCGGCTGAGGATCGTCTTCGACGGCCCCGACGGCCGCTCCCGGAAGGTCGCGATCGAGCAGGGCCGCACGGTGAAATGGGGCCGTTCGGAGGAGGCGGACGTCTCGCTCCCGGACGACCTGCTGCTCTCCCGCCTCCATTTCGCGATCGAGTGGGCGGGCGACGGCTTTCGCGTGCGAGACCTCGGCAGCAGCAACGGGACCTTCCTGAACAGGAAGCGGATCGCGGCCCCCTGCGCGGTCGGCGACGGCGACCTCATCCAGGCGGGCCGCACCTCGTTCAGCGTCGTCGTCGAAGGCACCGCCCCCGCCCCGGCCCGGCCGAAATCGTCGAGCTGGCGGCTCTCGCCCGTTGCCTTCGAATCGATTCGGTCCCAGGAGTCTCCGTCCCCGCAGCCCGCACCGCCGGCGCCGGATCCCCAGGCGGCGTCAGGCGAGGGAGGGGAAGAGCCCCCGGCGAACGCCCCCCGCCCGGAACCCGCCGCACCGGCACCCAGGCCACTCGCCGGCGACGTCCTGGCGGCGGACCGAGTTGCGATCCATACGATGATGTGGGAGGGGCCGGAAGGGCGTCCGAGGCTGACCGTGATCGTCAAGATCACCTGCACGATGCCGACGAAGCACGGCGCGGTCGCCGGCGTCGCCCCGGCCGCCCTCCCGGTCTTCACCTGCGACGTCCCGTGGGAGGACGAATCCCTGCGGACCGTCCGGTTCGAGACCGACGTCGTGCCGTTCAAGCCGAGGGCCGACGTCGTGGTCGCCGGTGCCGCCTACTTCCCCAGCGGCAAGGATCCCGAGACGCCGCTCGAGGTCGGGCTGCGGGTGGGGCGCCTGGAGAAATCGATCCACGTCTACGGCAACCGCTCCTGGTGGTTCCCGACGCGGCTGGCGATGATCCCGGAGATCAGCAAGCCCGAGCCCTTCTCCCGGATGGAGCTGGTCTACGACCGGGCATTCGGCGGCATCGACGAGGCCGCCGCCCTCTATTCCTCGGCCAACCTGGCCGGCCGGGGCTTCGCCGGCAAGAAGTCCCCCGGATCCCTGCACGGCAAGCTGCTGCCCAACGTCGAGGACCCGGCGGACCCGATCCGCGGATGGGACTCGCACCCGAGGCCGGCGGGGTTCGGCTTCTACGGCCGCGGCTGGTCACCCCGGCTGCAACTGGCCGGCACTCCCAGCCCGAATCCCGAGGGCCGAGAGCGCGTGCTCGGCCTGCCGGCGGACTTCGACTACGGCTTCTTCAACGGGGCCCACCCCGACCTCCAGGTGCCGGGCTATCTCCGCGGGGATGAGGAGGTCGAGCTCCGCAACATGTCGCCCGACTCGGACTTCGAATTCCGGCTCCCCGGGCTCCTGCCCCGCATCGTGGTGACTCGATGGGAGCAGCCGCCCGACGAGTGGCTGGAAGCCAGGCTCCGCGAGGGCCGGTCGGCGGGCGTTGAAGACGTCCCGACGCGGCGGGAGGACGTCGAGCCCGTGCTCGACACACTCGTTATGATCCCGGACGAGCGGCTTCTGTACATGGTGTATCGCGGCCACGTCTACCTCCGCGACCTGGAGCGAATGGAGATCGCGCACGTGGCCGTGAGAGTGGAGATCCCCCGATCCGCCCGGGAACAGCCCTCCGCCCTGCGTACGTGGATCCCACGCGCCGAGTCTTGA
- a CDS encoding pentapeptide repeat-containing protein has translation MNDPGATPHVPDQADLVPGARLRGVTLEGSALAGARLSGADLGGARLTGSVLRGADLSAANLEEARLGECDLAAAVLRGAVIRRALLASACLRGADLRGADLTGADLQGADLVGADLAKARLVGTNLSGANLSGACLVAADLTDATLAGAELSGVGASAAIFARADLGGSCCRLGDFSESDFTRARAGDASFERATLARARLVELRAARGVFELADLRGATLDRCDLADANLVGVDLTGARATGCDLRRVDLYWATLASFDHSECRLEGVRLPEGVQVAFGPLGVKPPAIRPRPLYRSPLTAEERAALLKAAAAAGEVPSCG, from the coding sequence ATGAACGATCCCGGAGCGACACCGCACGTCCCCGATCAGGCCGACCTCGTCCCCGGGGCGCGGCTCCGCGGGGTCACGCTCGAGGGGTCGGCCCTGGCCGGGGCACGGCTGTCCGGGGCCGATCTCGGCGGCGCACGGCTCACGGGCTCCGTCCTCCGAGGGGCGGACCTGTCCGCGGCGAACCTGGAGGAGGCAAGGCTAGGCGAATGCGACCTGGCCGCCGCCGTCCTCCGCGGCGCGGTGATCCGCCGGGCCTTGCTCGCGTCGGCCTGCCTCCGGGGCGCCGACCTCCGCGGCGCGGACCTGACCGGGGCGGACCTCCAGGGCGCCGACCTCGTCGGCGCCGACCTCGCGAAGGCCCGGCTCGTCGGCACGAACCTGTCCGGGGCGAACCTCTCCGGGGCCTGCCTCGTGGCGGCCGACCTGACCGACGCGACCCTGGCCGGCGCCGAGCTGTCCGGCGTCGGGGCCTCCGCCGCAATCTTCGCGCGAGCGGACCTGGGCGGGTCGTGCTGCCGCCTGGGTGATTTCTCCGAGTCGGACTTCACCCGGGCCCGCGCCGGGGACGCCAGCTTCGAACGGGCGACCCTGGCCCGGGCGAGGCTCGTGGAGCTGCGGGCCGCCCGCGGTGTCTTCGAGCTCGCCGACCTCCGAGGTGCCACGCTGGATCGTTGCGACCTGGCGGACGCCAACCTCGTCGGCGTGGACCTGACGGGGGCGCGGGCGACTGGCTGCGACCTCCGTCGGGTCGACCTGTACTGGGCCACGCTCGCGTCCTTTGACCATTCGGAGTGTCGACTGGAAGGGGTCCGTCTCCCCGAGGGGGTCCAGGTCGCCTTCGGGCCCCTGGGCGTGAAGCCGCCGGCCATCCGGCCGAGGCCGCTCTATCGATCGCCCCTGACGGCGGAGGAGAGGGCCGCCCTGTTGAAGGCCGCGGCGGCCGCGGGCGAGGTGCCGTCATGCGGCTGA